Proteins from a single region of Pseudomonas phenolilytica:
- the alaS gene encoding alanine--tRNA ligase translates to MKSAEIREAFLSFFEEKGHTRVASSSLIPANDPTLLFTNAGMNQFKDCFLGLEKRAYTRATTSQKCVRAGGKHNDLENVGYTARHHTFFEMLGNFSFGDYFKRDAITYAWEFLTSEKWLNLPEEKLWVTVYATDDEAYDIWTKEVGIPAERMVRIGDNKGAPYASDNFWAMGDTGPCGPCTEIFFDHGEHIWGGPPGSAEEDGDRYIEIWNNVFMQFNRTADGVLHPLPAPSVDTGMGLERISAVLQHVNSNYEIDLFQRLLNAAAEAIGCANEGQASLKVVADHIRSCGFLIADGVTPSNEGRGYVLRRIIRRACRHGNKLGARGSFFYRIVAALVAEMGEAFPELKQQQAHIERVLKNEEEQFAKTLEQGLKILEQDLAELSGSIIPGDVVFKLYDTYGFPVDLTADIARERELTLDEEGFEREMQAQRERARSASAFGMDYNSLVKVEGETRFTGYQGTVGQGTVLALFKEGMAVDSLSAGDEGVVVLDQTPFYAESGGQVGDCGYLAAEGLRFDVRDTSKAGGAFLHHGILDSGNLRVGASVDATVDASVRQATALNHSATHLLHAALRETLGEHVSQKGSLVDSQRLRFDFSHFEAIKPAQLKALEDKVNAEIRRNTAVDIEETDIDTAKAKGAMALFGEKYGDTVRVLSMGGGFSVELCGGTHVSRTGDIGLFKIVSEGGVAAGVRRIEAVTGAQALAYLNDAEEQLKEAASLVKGSRENLLDKLSGVLERNRQLEKELEQLKAKAASAAGDDLAGSAIELQGVRVLASRLDGLDGKALLALVDQLKNKLGSAVILLGGVQDDKVVLVAGVTQDLTARFKAGDLMKQAAAAVGGKGGGRPDMAQGGGSEPGRLDDALGLARSFVEQGL, encoded by the coding sequence ATGAAAAGCGCAGAAATCCGTGAAGCCTTCCTGAGCTTCTTCGAAGAGAAGGGGCACACCCGTGTGGCCTCCAGTTCGTTGATTCCGGCGAACGATCCGACGCTGCTGTTCACCAACGCCGGCATGAACCAGTTCAAGGACTGCTTTCTCGGCCTGGAGAAGCGCGCCTATACCCGCGCCACTACCAGCCAGAAATGCGTGCGTGCCGGCGGCAAGCACAACGATCTGGAAAACGTCGGCTACACCGCGCGGCACCACACGTTCTTCGAGATGCTCGGCAACTTCAGCTTCGGCGATTATTTCAAGCGCGACGCCATCACCTATGCTTGGGAATTCCTTACCTCCGAGAAGTGGCTGAACCTGCCCGAGGAAAAACTCTGGGTCACCGTCTACGCCACCGACGACGAGGCCTACGACATTTGGACTAAGGAAGTCGGGATTCCCGCCGAGCGCATGGTACGCATCGGTGACAACAAGGGTGCGCCTTACGCCTCGGACAATTTCTGGGCGATGGGCGATACCGGCCCATGCGGTCCCTGCACCGAGATTTTCTTCGACCACGGCGAGCATATCTGGGGCGGTCCGCCTGGCTCTGCGGAAGAGGACGGTGACCGCTACATCGAAATCTGGAACAACGTGTTCATGCAGTTCAACCGCACCGCCGATGGCGTCCTGCATCCGCTGCCGGCGCCGAGCGTGGATACCGGCATGGGGCTGGAACGCATCAGTGCCGTGCTGCAGCACGTGAACTCCAACTACGAAATCGACCTGTTCCAGCGTCTGCTCAACGCGGCAGCCGAGGCCATCGGTTGCGCCAACGAAGGCCAGGCTTCGCTCAAAGTGGTCGCGGACCACATCCGTTCCTGCGGCTTTCTGATCGCTGACGGGGTGACCCCGTCCAATGAGGGGCGCGGCTACGTGCTGCGGCGCATCATTCGCCGCGCCTGTCGCCACGGCAACAAGCTGGGCGCCAGAGGTAGCTTCTTCTATCGCATCGTTGCGGCGTTGGTTGCCGAAATGGGTGAGGCTTTCCCGGAACTGAAACAGCAGCAGGCGCATATCGAACGCGTGCTTAAGAACGAGGAAGAGCAGTTTGCCAAGACCCTCGAGCAGGGACTGAAGATTCTCGAGCAGGACTTGGCCGAACTGTCGGGCAGCATCATTCCGGGCGATGTGGTGTTCAAGCTGTACGACACCTATGGCTTCCCGGTGGACCTGACCGCGGATATTGCCCGCGAACGGGAGCTTACCCTCGATGAGGAAGGCTTCGAGCGCGAAATGCAGGCCCAGCGCGAGCGCGCCCGCTCGGCCAGTGCCTTCGGCATGGACTACAACAGCCTGGTCAAGGTCGAGGGCGAAACCCGTTTCACGGGCTACCAGGGTACGGTCGGTCAGGGCACGGTGTTGGCGTTGTTCAAGGAAGGCATGGCGGTGGATAGCCTGAGCGCTGGCGACGAGGGCGTGGTGGTTCTAGACCAGACGCCGTTCTATGCCGAATCGGGCGGTCAGGTCGGTGACTGCGGCTATCTCGCGGCCGAAGGCCTGCGCTTCGATGTGCGCGACACCAGCAAGGCCGGCGGGGCGTTTCTACACCACGGCATACTCGACAGCGGCAACCTGCGCGTCGGCGCCAGCGTCGATGCGACTGTTGACGCCTCGGTGCGCCAGGCCACGGCGCTCAATCATTCGGCAACCCATTTGCTGCATGCCGCACTGCGCGAGACGCTCGGTGAGCATGTGAGTCAGAAGGGATCGCTGGTAGATAGCCAGCGGCTGCGTTTCGATTTCAGCCATTTCGAGGCAATCAAGCCCGCACAACTCAAGGCCCTCGAAGACAAGGTCAACGCCGAGATCCGCCGCAATACCGCAGTGGATATCGAGGAAACCGACATCGATACCGCCAAGGCGAAGGGCGCGATGGCGCTGTTCGGCGAGAAGTACGGCGACACCGTGCGGGTGCTGAGCATGGGTGGCGGTTTCTCGGTGGAACTGTGCGGCGGCACCCACGTGTCGCGTACAGGCGACATCGGCCTGTTCAAGATCGTCAGCGAAGGTGGCGTAGCTGCCGGAGTCCGGCGTATCGAGGCGGTAACTGGGGCGCAGGCGCTGGCATATCTGAACGATGCCGAGGAGCAGCTGAAAGAAGCGGCGAGCCTGGTCAAGGGCAGCCGGGAGAACCTACTCGACAAGCTGTCCGGTGTGCTTGAGCGCAACCGTCAGCTGGAAAAGGAGCTGGAGCAGCTCAAGGCCAAAGCGGCTAGTGCTGCTGGCGATGATCTTGCCGGTTCGGCAATCGAGCTGCAGGGCGTGCGAGTGCTGGCGTCGCGCCTGGATGGGCTGGATGGCAAGGCTCTGCTCGCGCTGGTCGATCAGCTCAAAAACAAGCTTGGCAGTGCGGTGATCCTGCTCGGTGGCGTGCAGGACGACAAAGTGGTCCTGGTGGCGGGCGTGACCCAGGATCTTACGGCTCGATTCAAAGCGGGCGACCTCATGAAGCAGGCCGCGGCAGCGGTGGGCGGCAAGGGCGGCGGGCGTCCGGATATGGCCCAGGGGGGCGGTAGCGAGCCTGGGCGGCTGGACGATGCCCTCGGTCTTGCGCGCTCTTTCGTCGAGCAGGGGCTCTGA
- a CDS encoding YcgN family cysteine cluster protein, with product MAAKVEPFWKRKTLAELDAEEWESLCDGCGLCCLQKLEDEEDGSVYYTRIACKLLDLDSCRCSDYPNRRASVPDCIQLNARDAAQFKWLPPTCAYRLVAEGKDLPLWHHLVCGDRNAVHVERISQAGRMLAEGSVAEEDWEDHLIFRAG from the coding sequence ATGGCCGCCAAAGTCGAACCCTTCTGGAAGCGCAAAACTCTTGCCGAACTCGACGCCGAGGAGTGGGAGTCGCTGTGCGACGGCTGTGGTCTGTGCTGCCTGCAGAAGCTCGAAGACGAGGAAGACGGCAGCGTCTATTACACGCGCATCGCCTGCAAGTTGCTGGATCTGGATAGCTGTCGCTGCAGCGATTACCCCAATCGCCGCGCCAGCGTGCCGGACTGCATCCAGCTCAATGCGCGGGATGCCGCGCAATTCAAATGGTTGCCGCCGACCTGCGCCTACCGTTTGGTCGCCGAGGGCAAGGATCTGCCGCTCTGGCACCACCTCGTCTGTGGCGACCGCAACGCGGTGCACGTCGAACGTATATCGCAAGCCGGTCGGATGCTCGCTGAAGGCAGCGTTGCCGAAGAGGATTGGGAGGATCACCTGATCTTCCGTGCCGGATGA
- a CDS encoding YcgL domain-containing protein — translation MKRICSIYKSLRKNGMYLYVDKRDALSRVPEGLLAAFGTPQLAFELVLTPERQLAREDIAKVLANLETQGYHLQMPPAEDDYIEHLPEELLRMNDPL, via the coding sequence ATGAAACGCATCTGCTCCATCTATAAAAGTCTGCGCAAGAACGGGATGTACCTGTACGTCGACAAGCGCGACGCGCTCTCTCGCGTGCCCGAGGGGCTGCTCGCCGCATTCGGCACGCCACAGCTCGCGTTCGAACTGGTACTGACGCCGGAGCGCCAGCTGGCGCGCGAGGACATCGCCAAGGTACTGGCCAATCTCGAGACGCAGGGCTACCACCTGCAGATGCCGCCGGCCGAAGACGATTACATCGAGCACCTGCCCGAAGAGCTGCTGCGCATGAACGATCCGCTGTGA
- the rnd gene encoding ribonuclease D, giving the protein MAIETQWVLDDAHLARLCAEWRQLPFVALDTEFMRVDTFYPIAGLVQIGDGQCAYLIDPLTIKDWQPFAGLLQDTAVVKVLHACGEDLEVLSRLTGQLPAPLFDTQLAGGYLNLGFSMGYSRLVHAVLGLDLPKDETRSDWLQRPLSEMQMRYAAEDVQHLAELYAALLPRLSEDKRRWVIEDGAELVANLQRETDPDEAYREVKQAWRLRPQQLAVLRVLTAWRERQARARNQPRNRILREASLWPLARTQPKDLVALARIEDMHPRTVRQDGEALLELIRQAAALPAQEWPAALPEPLPLEAASVLKKLRAVGQRTAKELDIAPEIMLRKKILEALLKSGYPDGPYSLPESLRGWRRERMGQALLDVLEKSPS; this is encoded by the coding sequence GTGGCCATCGAAACTCAATGGGTCCTGGATGATGCGCATCTGGCCCGCCTGTGCGCCGAGTGGCGGCAATTGCCCTTCGTGGCGCTCGATACCGAGTTCATGCGCGTCGACACCTTCTACCCGATCGCCGGTCTGGTGCAGATCGGCGATGGGCAATGCGCCTATCTGATCGATCCGCTGACAATAAAGGACTGGCAGCCGTTCGCCGGGCTGTTGCAGGACACTGCCGTGGTCAAGGTGTTGCACGCCTGCGGTGAGGACCTCGAGGTGCTGTCGCGTCTGACCGGGCAACTGCCGGCACCGCTGTTCGATACGCAGCTGGCCGGCGGCTACCTCAATCTCGGCTTTTCCATGGGCTATTCGCGCCTGGTGCACGCGGTGCTGGGACTTGATCTGCCGAAGGATGAAACCCGCTCCGACTGGCTGCAGCGCCCGCTGAGCGAGATGCAGATGCGCTACGCGGCGGAAGATGTGCAACATCTGGCCGAACTGTATGCCGCGCTGCTGCCGCGCCTCAGCGAAGACAAGCGGCGCTGGGTGATAGAGGATGGCGCCGAGCTGGTTGCCAACCTGCAGCGTGAAACCGATCCGGACGAAGCATATCGCGAGGTCAAACAGGCCTGGCGATTGCGACCGCAGCAACTTGCCGTGCTGCGTGTACTGACGGCCTGGCGCGAGCGACAGGCGCGTGCGCGCAATCAGCCGCGCAACCGCATCCTGCGCGAGGCGAGCCTGTGGCCGCTGGCGCGCACGCAACCGAAGGACTTGGTAGCGCTGGCGCGTATCGAAGACATGCATCCGCGCACGGTGCGCCAGGATGGCGAGGCGCTGCTCGAGCTGATTCGCCAGGCCGCCGCGCTGCCGGCGCAGGAATGGCCTGCCGCGTTACCCGAGCCGTTACCGCTGGAAGCGGCGTCCGTATTGAAGAAGCTGCGTGCGGTCGGCCAGCGCACGGCGAAGGAATTGGATATCGCGCCGGAGATCATGCTGCGCAAGAAAATTCTCGAGGCGCTGCTCAAGAGCGGCTATCCCGACGGTCCCTACAGTCTCCCCGAGTCGCTGCGCGGTTGGCGCCGCGAGCGCATGGGGCAGGCATTGCTCGACGTACTGGAAAAATCGCCATCATGA
- a CDS encoding sulfurtransferase, protein MSLAQLISAQQLAERLQQPQLRILDCRFALEDPAYGRRSHAQSHIPGAQFADLEQDLSGPAINGVTGRHPLPEAAELVTRLRSWGIDNDSQIVLYDDGPGAFAARAWWLLAWLGKHEDVFVLDGGFKAWSAASLPLDTQPAMARNGNFSGAPDNRLIIEAQQLLAQLDTLDQPLLDARALPRFRGEVEPIDPVAGHIPGAICAPFTDNLAADGRFLSPAQLRERFASLLHGYTGEVIAYCGSGVTACHNLFALSLAGYPLGRLYPGSWSEWITDPARPRA, encoded by the coding sequence ATGTCTCTTGCCCAACTCATCAGCGCGCAGCAACTGGCCGAACGCCTGCAGCAGCCGCAACTGCGCATTCTCGACTGCCGCTTCGCGCTGGAGGACCCGGCATACGGCCGACGTAGCCATGCGCAGAGCCATATTCCGGGAGCGCAGTTCGCCGATCTGGAGCAGGACCTTTCCGGCCCGGCGATCAACGGCGTGACCGGCCGCCATCCACTGCCAGAAGCCGCGGAGCTCGTAACCCGCCTGCGCAGCTGGGGAATCGATAACGACAGTCAGATCGTGCTGTACGACGACGGCCCCGGCGCGTTTGCCGCACGCGCCTGGTGGCTGCTGGCCTGGCTCGGCAAGCACGAAGACGTGTTCGTGCTTGATGGTGGTTTCAAGGCGTGGAGCGCGGCCAGCCTGCCACTCGACACACAGCCAGCCATGGCACGGAACGGCAACTTCTCCGGCGCGCCCGACAATCGTCTGATCATCGAGGCGCAGCAGCTGCTTGCCCAACTCGACACGCTCGACCAACCACTGCTGGACGCGCGCGCGCTGCCGCGCTTTCGCGGCGAAGTCGAGCCGATCGACCCGGTTGCCGGGCATATCCCCGGGGCGATCTGCGCGCCGTTCACCGACAACCTCGCGGCCGACGGGCGCTTCCTTAGCCCGGCGCAGCTGCGCGAACGCTTCGCAAGCCTGCTGCACGGCTATACCGGCGAGGTGATCGCCTACTGCGGCTCGGGCGTGACCGCCTGCCACAACCTGTTCGCCCTGAGTCTGGCGGGTTATCCGCTGGGACGACTGTATCCCGGCTCGTGGAGCGAGTGGATCACCGACCCCGCCCGGCCGCGTGCCTGA
- a CDS encoding OmpP1/FadL family transporter, which produces MKTTWLKTALALAVGAMSSQTMAAGFALNEQSISGMGTSYAGRSSSADDATTLFGNPAGMSRLTREEVSFGAAAIEANSDIDDTSSFPATGSNDGDMVPATAVPMGYYVNPIDDKWALGVGIYVPFGLATDYESGFQGRFFGDYSEVRVITVQPTISYRFNDKLSFGIGPTLNRIDGELQSATLNGGRVKVKGDDTAVGFNAGVLYEFTPHTRMGVTYHSKVEYTLEGDTKLSGAGFGPFAGKYDASLDLTTPESVDVSLTHELNDRWTLYAGAMWTRWSRFEAIVIENESLPGPLQGGSLDPIIEEQDWHDTWSYALGAAFKLNQQWTLRSGLAFDQSPTNNTHRSPRIPSGDRTAVSFGVAWDPTEDVTVDLAYSYLWEEDTKIRRSSPTRGVYNATYENSAHGFGASLSYRF; this is translated from the coding sequence ATGAAAACAACATGGTTGAAGACCGCTCTAGCCTTGGCCGTGGGCGCAATGTCCAGCCAGACCATGGCCGCTGGTTTCGCCCTGAACGAACAGAGCATCAGCGGCATGGGCACCTCCTACGCCGGCCGATCATCTTCGGCTGACGACGCCACCACCCTGTTCGGCAACCCGGCCGGCATGTCCCGCCTGACCCGTGAAGAAGTCAGCTTCGGCGCAGCGGCGATCGAGGCCAACTCGGATATCGACGACACCAGCAGCTTTCCGGCGACCGGCTCCAATGATGGCGATATGGTGCCAGCGACCGCTGTGCCGATGGGTTATTACGTCAATCCGATCGACGACAAGTGGGCACTGGGCGTCGGCATCTATGTGCCGTTCGGTCTGGCGACCGATTACGAAAGCGGCTTCCAGGGGCGTTTTTTCGGCGATTACAGTGAGGTTCGCGTAATCACCGTGCAGCCGACCATCAGCTACCGTTTCAACGACAAACTGTCGTTCGGTATCGGTCCGACCCTCAACCGCATCGATGGCGAGCTGCAGAGCGCCACACTCAACGGCGGCCGGGTCAAGGTCAAAGGTGATGACACCGCCGTCGGCTTCAATGCGGGGGTGCTCTATGAGTTCACGCCGCACACGCGTATGGGCGTGACCTACCACTCGAAGGTCGAATACACCCTTGAAGGCGATACCAAGCTCAGCGGAGCAGGCTTCGGTCCGTTCGCCGGCAAGTACGACGCCTCCCTGGATCTGACCACCCCGGAATCGGTCGACGTCTCCCTGACTCACGAGCTGAATGACCGTTGGACCCTGTACGCAGGCGCGATGTGGACACGCTGGAGCCGTTTCGAGGCGATTGTCATCGAGAACGAGTCGCTTCCGGGCCCGCTGCAAGGTGGCAGTCTGGACCCGATCATCGAAGAGCAGGACTGGCACGACACCTGGTCCTATGCGCTGGGTGCAGCCTTCAAGCTGAACCAGCAATGGACCCTGCGCAGCGGCCTGGCCTTCGATCAGAGCCCGACCAACAACACCCACCGTTCGCCACGCATCCCATCCGGCGACCGTACGGCGGTAAGCTTCGGTGTGGCTTGGGACCCAACCGAGGACGTCACGGTCGATCTGGCCTACTCCTACCTGTGGGAAGAAGACACCAAGATTCGCCGTAGCAGCCCCACCCGTGGTGTCTACAACGCCACCTACGAAAACAGCGCCCACGGTTTTGGCGCTTCGTTGAGCTACCGCTTCTGA
- a CDS encoding glutathione peroxidase: MKALTLVALLALTSPIVSAVASECPALLQHELPKLRSKETIDLCRQFQGKALVVVNTASHCGFTPQFKGLEALYQRYKGQGLEVLGVPSDDFFQESDDEAETAEVCYVNYGVTFAMTQTQPVRGSDATPLFRQLAEQAGVAPRWNFYKYVVDRHGQVVAYFPSKVKPDDPRLLAAVEQALQR; this comes from the coding sequence ATGAAGGCCCTGACCCTCGTCGCTTTGCTTGCACTGACATCACCCATTGTTTCGGCGGTGGCCAGTGAATGCCCGGCATTGCTGCAGCACGAACTGCCCAAGCTGCGTTCGAAGGAAACCATCGATCTTTGCCGGCAGTTCCAAGGTAAAGCGCTGGTCGTCGTCAATACCGCCAGCCACTGCGGTTTCACACCTCAGTTCAAGGGGCTCGAGGCGCTTTACCAGCGCTACAAAGGCCAGGGGCTGGAAGTGCTGGGCGTGCCGTCGGACGATTTCTTTCAGGAATCCGATGACGAGGCCGAGACGGCCGAGGTGTGCTATGTGAACTACGGCGTGACCTTCGCCATGACGCAGACGCAGCCGGTGCGCGGCAGCGATGCTACGCCGCTGTTTCGCCAACTCGCCGAACAGGCCGGCGTGGCGCCGCGCTGGAACTTCTACAAGTACGTCGTAGACCGCCACGGCCAGGTGGTGGCGTACTTTCCCAGCAAAGTGAAGCCAGACGACCCGCGTCTGCTGGCGGCGGTGGAGCAGGCGCTACAGCGCTGA
- a CDS encoding DUF6746 family protein, producing the protein MKTLIQTAVLALAATIASNTFADDGAAPVHGVPSRTLTEAVANFSEYNQRLEKALAQEPTAERLQEIHELTYTLQNALEKINEDMDGLTDTLEEIHISSEAQQADAVREHANEFLKTARTVIK; encoded by the coding sequence GTGAAAACGCTCATCCAGACTGCCGTTCTGGCACTTGCCGCGACCATCGCCTCCAACACCTTCGCCGACGACGGCGCCGCACCGGTTCACGGCGTTCCGTCTCGCACGCTGACCGAGGCCGTCGCCAATTTCTCCGAATACAACCAGCGACTCGAAAAAGCGCTGGCACAAGAACCGACAGCGGAACGCCTGCAGGAAATCCACGAGCTGACCTACACGCTGCAAAACGCGCTGGAAAAGATCAACGAAGATATGGACGGCCTGACTGACACGCTCGAAGAGATTCACATCAGCTCGGAAGCTCAACAAGCCGACGCGGTACGGGAGCACGCAAACGAATTCCTGAAGACCGCACGCACCGTTATCAAGTAA
- a CDS encoding DUF445 domain-containing protein produces the protein MRLLISAWQSPVSRMKLVAGLLLLLAALLYVIATHFEAAHPAWGYLASFAEAAMVGAIADWFAVTALFRHPLGLPIPHTAIIPRSKARIGQSLSGFITTHFLATPLVLAKLQELDLAARLAGWLRHPANAEAVGRQLTGVAHFGIAALHDERVRAFVEAKVIGRVRKFDLAPPLAQALRVLTSQGRHQAMLDELMLRLDSIMQDEDTRALVADAISREIRTLRYLGLSRPVSGWSANKFVDGLSALIAEIAADPEHLIRQRFDEHVGEYIERLEQDPDYALEVERILAQLLDHPATSTYFRDLWAELTQWLESDLASTDSRIGRRIVALCRGLGDGLAADQAMRNWINEQLLAAAPGLLERYRGQIGTYIAERVENWESRELVEQLEQSVGKDLQYIRINGTLVGGLVGLLLHALTQLVAG, from the coding sequence ATGCGTTTGTTGATCAGCGCCTGGCAATCGCCGGTTTCTCGCATGAAGCTGGTCGCCGGCCTTCTGCTGCTGTTGGCCGCCCTGCTCTACGTCATCGCGACCCACTTCGAGGCCGCGCATCCCGCCTGGGGCTACCTCGCCTCGTTCGCCGAAGCGGCAATGGTCGGCGCAATCGCCGACTGGTTCGCCGTCACCGCATTGTTTCGCCATCCGCTCGGCCTGCCGATCCCGCACACGGCGATCATTCCGCGCAGCAAGGCACGCATCGGGCAGAGCCTGTCGGGTTTCATCACCACGCATTTCCTCGCCACACCGCTGGTGCTGGCCAAGCTGCAGGAACTGGACCTCGCTGCGCGCCTGGCGGGTTGGCTGCGCCATCCGGCGAATGCCGAAGCGGTCGGCCGCCAGCTCACCGGGGTTGCGCATTTCGGCATCGCCGCGCTGCATGATGAGCGCGTGCGCGCCTTCGTCGAAGCCAAGGTCATCGGCCGCGTCCGCAAGTTCGACCTCGCCCCGCCGCTGGCCCAGGCGCTGCGCGTGCTGACCAGCCAGGGCCGGCATCAGGCGATGCTCGACGAGCTGATGTTGCGCCTGGATTCGATCATGCAGGACGAGGACACCCGCGCGCTGGTGGCGGACGCCATCAGCCGGGAGATCCGCACGCTGCGCTATCTGGGCCTGAGTCGCCCGGTCAGCGGCTGGTCAGCCAACAAGTTCGTAGACGGTCTGTCCGCGCTGATCGCCGAAATCGCCGCCGACCCGGAACATCTAATCCGCCAGCGCTTCGACGAGCACGTCGGCGAATACATCGAGCGCCTGGAACAGGACCCGGATTATGCGCTGGAAGTCGAACGCATCCTCGCGCAGCTGCTGGACCACCCGGCCACCAGCACCTATTTCCGCGACCTCTGGGCGGAGCTGACGCAATGGCTGGAAAGCGATCTGGCCAGCACCGACTCACGCATCGGCCGACGCATCGTCGCGCTGTGCCGCGGCCTGGGCGACGGGCTGGCGGCCGACCAGGCCATGCGCAACTGGATCAACGAACAACTGCTGGCCGCCGCACCCGGCCTGCTGGAACGCTATCGCGGGCAGATCGGCACCTACATCGCCGAACGCGTGGAGAACTGGGAAAGCCGCGAGCTGGTCGAGCAGCTGGAGCAGAGCGTCGGCAAGGACCTGCAGTACATCCGCATCAACGGCACGCTGGTCGGCGGGCTGGTCGGGCTGCTGCTGCATGCGCTGACGCAGCTCGTCGCCGGTTGA
- a CDS encoding ABC transporter ATP-binding protein, which produces MLDLRLDGPGVGHPILGVIEAEVRAGDRICLLGPSGVGKTTLLNAIAGLDSQLSSLIRRRAELRVGYLFQEHRLLPWRTVRQNLAMVGASAADSERLLAEVGLVGAGDCFPEQLSLGMARRAALARSLAIKPDLLLLDEPFASLDAERAGELRQLITRLLDQHPDMAMICVTHDPRDADELANRLWYLSGTPATLRCDERLSGSASASQISARLRSA; this is translated from the coding sequence ATGCTTGATCTACGCTTGGACGGCCCCGGCGTCGGCCATCCGATACTTGGCGTGATCGAGGCCGAGGTACGCGCCGGCGACCGCATCTGTCTGCTCGGCCCATCCGGTGTCGGCAAGACCACGCTGCTCAACGCCATTGCCGGTCTCGATTCGCAGCTCAGCTCGCTGATCCGCCGTCGTGCGGAGCTACGCGTCGGCTATTTGTTCCAGGAGCATCGCCTGCTGCCCTGGCGCACGGTGCGGCAGAACCTTGCAATGGTCGGTGCCAGTGCTGCGGACAGCGAGCGGCTGCTGGCCGAGGTGGGGCTTGTTGGCGCTGGCGATTGCTTCCCGGAGCAGCTGTCGCTGGGCATGGCGCGCCGCGCGGCGCTGGCGCGCAGCCTGGCGATCAAACCCGACCTGCTGCTGCTCGACGAGCCCTTTGCCTCGCTGGACGCCGAACGCGCCGGCGAGCTGCGCCAGCTGATCACCCGTCTGCTGGATCAGCATCCCGACATGGCGATGATCTGCGTGACCCACGACCCGCGCGATGCGGATGAGCTGGCCAACCGCCTGTGGTACCTGAGCGGTACGCCGGCGACGCTGCGCTGTGACGAGCGCCTCTCCGGTTCGGCCAGCGCCAGCCAGATCAGCGCGCGGCTGCGCAGCGCCTGA
- a CDS encoding ABC transporter permease: MNGSRWACWIALPVLLALWAAVALAVQTPLLPSPAAVLDTFRQAVQSGELPEHLLVTLRRVLFSFALAMTLGTLLGVWMGRSRLANALLNPVLVLFLNLPALVTIILLYVWFGLVEAAAVLAVVVNKVPNVAVTVREGARSLDPKLEQMARVYGFSRWQRVVDVWLPQLFPYLMAATRGGLALIWKIVLVVELLGRSDGIGFQLHMAFQVFDVASILAYSLAFIAVVQLIELALLQPLERRASAWREAGVRHA; this comes from the coding sequence ATGAACGGCTCGCGCTGGGCCTGCTGGATCGCCCTGCCGGTGCTGCTGGCACTCTGGGCGGCGGTGGCGCTGGCGGTGCAGACGCCCTTGCTGCCGAGTCCGGCGGCGGTGCTCGATACCTTCCGGCAGGCCGTGCAGAGCGGCGAGCTGCCCGAACACCTGCTGGTGACCCTGCGCCGTGTGCTGTTCAGCTTCGCCCTGGCGATGACGCTGGGCACGCTGCTCGGCGTGTGGATGGGCCGTTCGCGGCTGGCCAATGCGCTGCTCAATCCGGTGCTGGTGCTGTTTCTCAACCTGCCGGCGCTGGTCACCATCATCCTGCTGTATGTCTGGTTCGGTCTGGTGGAGGCGGCGGCGGTGCTGGCGGTGGTGGTCAATAAGGTGCCGAACGTGGCGGTGACGGTGCGCGAAGGCGCGCGCAGCCTCGATCCCAAGCTTGAACAGATGGCGCGGGTCTATGGCTTCAGCCGCTGGCAGCGGGTCGTCGATGTCTGGCTGCCGCAGCTGTTTCCCTACCTGATGGCGGCGACGCGCGGCGGGCTGGCGCTGATCTGGAAGATTGTGCTGGTGGTGGAGCTGCTTGGGCGTTCGGATGGTATCGGCTTTCAGCTGCACATGGCCTTCCAGGTATTCGACGTGGCCAGCATCCTCGCCTACAGCCTGGCCTTCATCGCCGTGGTGCAGCTGATCGAGCTGGCGCTGCTGCAACCGTTGGAGCGGCGCGCCTCGGCCTGGCGCGAAGCGGGCGTGCGTCATGCTTGA